The Candidatus Cloacimonadota bacterium genome includes the window ACTTTGGAATGGATGGAATACATCAAGCACCTCAAGAGAACATATCCCTATCTCTTCTCGCTGGCAGTCAGAAAAAACCCGTTTAAACCTGTGGCTCCGGTAGAGATAAAGTAAGCAAAGAACACAGATGCCCCAGCGGAAGGGAAAAAATTGACAGAGAGAGGGAGAGACTAAGAGACTGAGCGAAAGCCGGAGGAAGGATAGCAAGCTCTGGAACGCTGGCTTCAGCCGGTTTATGAGTGACAATAACAACTAAAAATATTAATGTAGGGGCGACAGGTAGTCGCCCTATTGATTGAGGTAGCTGAAAAAAACTTCGGACTCTGTCCGAACAGGAAATCGGGGCGTTTCCTACTCAAAAAGGCAAGGGGAAGAGAAATGGAATATGAACCGTTGAAAAGACGTTTGAATGTTATTCTGAAGATGTTTCCCTTTACACGCAAGATCTTCTACTTTCTCTTAGATGCAGTCATTCTCCGGCAATGGTATGTCAAAAGAGCCATCCGGAATTATCTTTCTAAAAATAAACTCAACTTCTATGATGCCGGCAGCGGGTTCGGACAGTACAGTTGTTATGTTCTGAAACATTATCCTGCAGCGGAGATCCTCGCTGTTGATATCGATGAAGAAATATCAGAGGCGTTTCGTCGCTTTATTAACAAACGTTATCCAAAGCAGGTAAAAATAGAGAAAGCCGACCTGCAAAACTATATTCCCGAAAACAAACAGGATATGATCATTGCCATTGATATTCTGGAACATATTGAAGATGATCTGACTGTCTTGAAGAACTTCCGAAAAGTGATCGATGAAGAGGGGTATTTAATAATTTCGACACCTTATGCCGGTAAAGAAGCGGAATACACCGCCGAACATGTTCGTAACGGTTATACGATAGAAGAGTTGGAAGGGAAGTTGAATGAAGCCGGTTGGGAGATTCAGGAGTTTTGGTTTAGTTACGGCTTTTGGGGTAATATCGCCTGGCATCTGGGGATGAAGATCCCGTTGTCAGAGTTCAAATGCCTGTTGCGTATTTTGTTACCCTTTTATTTGTTATTGGTCTATCCCTTCGTTCTGGTAATGATGGTGCTTGATTATAATTCAAAAAACAGGAAAGGGAAGGGGATGGTTGTTGTGGCAAGAGGGATAAAAGACGAGGAAGCGAAGCAAGCATCGTCCACTGATACACACAGATTAGAAAATGATACACACAGATAAAAAAAAGACATAAAAAAATGCATTGCAGGGGCGGTTCAAGAACCGCCCTTTTTTACACAGACTGAAGTTTATGCTACAAGATAGTGTTATGCTGAGTGTTCTGCTGATTACTTCTTGCTAATGCAGCCACAAAGAAGCGATTTCCTCGGCTCAAGAACCGCCCTTTTTCATGCCCCGAAGGGGTATGAAATATGATAGCCAGACATTTTAATGTCTGGGATAAGAAATATCTAAACCCACCCGCCGCCCAAATGGAGCGGAGCTCCATTACCTGCGACTGAAGTCGCAGGCTATATTATTGCACCCAGAAAGGGTGCTATCGGAGCCAAGCAAGAGAAAATATTAACCATGGATAGACACGATTAAAAAATGATAAACACAGATAAAATGCATTGATGCACCAGCGGAAGGGAAAAAATCGACAAAGAGAGGGAGAGACTAAGAGACTGAGCGAAAGCCGGAGGAAGGATAGCAAGTCCATCGGGAGTAGAGCAAGCATCGTCCACTAATATACACAGATGAAAAGGAATGAACACGAATAAAAAAACTAGGTTTTAGTTGTCAGGTTATAGGGAGTTAGGTAAAAACAAGAATCAATGTTAGCAGGATTTAACAGACGGTGGTCGCCTTTTGTTTTAAAATTTGTAGAGGTTGTGTTGGGTTATGTAGTCTGCTACAGGTTGGGGGACAAAGGGTGAGATATCTTCGTTGTTGCTGAGTTTGTGGCGGATCATTGATGAAGAGACATCAATAGGGGTCATTTCGACGAAGATGATCTTATCAAGATAAGCAACTCCGGATAAGGAATTTTTATTAAACCCCTCTCTGGTGACGGCAACGAATGTAACATTATCCAATAGCCATTCGAATTCATACCAGGTTGCTATTTGAGCGATGTTGTCAGCACCGATAATAAAGAAAAATGAGGAGGAGGGGTATTTTTTTAGCAAACGGAGCATAAGATTTTTAGTGTAGCTCTTCTCGTTCGGGGTGTAATCTAAATTTGAAAGTTCTATAAAATCAAATGGTTTGGCAGCCAATTCGAGAAGATGCCAGCGTTCTTCATAGGGGATGATCTTCTCGGTGCCTTTGTGGGGTGGATGATAGGAAGGGACGAGGAGTACTTTATCTAAGGCAAGCTGCTCATAGACGGCTTGTGCTGCTGCCAAGTGTCCGTTATGAATAGGGTTGAAGGTACCACCTAAAATACCGATCTTCATTGAATAACCACGAATTTTATCCACGAATACACACTGATTATGCCACTAATGAACACGAATAAAACGATGCACACTAATAATGAAAATTACTTGAATAAACATCTTGTTTGGTCTTAATCCTTATCCTCAATCTTAGTCTCAACCTCAACCTCAGTCTCCGAACTGTCTGGCGTATCTGCGGGCTACGCGATTAGCTTCACGGGTGTTGGGATAGTATTCTATCAGGGTATCTACCAGAGGTTTGGCATTTTCTTTGTCTCCCCGGTTCAGATGTATCAGAGCGGCATAATAGCGAGATTTTTTGTCTAACTCGTTACGATTACCGAGCTCGATGATTTCTTCCAGATACAAGAGCGAGGCGCTGTAATCAAGGAGTTTGTAATAGATATAACCGTTGTAGAATTTCTTTTCTAAGAGAGTGTATTGTGCTTGCTGAATATACTGCAGTGCCTGATCTCTTTTAGCATCAAAGGGGAATCTGTCTAAAAAGACATTGAAGGCGTCAATAGCGGCTATAGTCTCTTGCTGACTAAGGTGAGGTGACCGTGATTGATTCATGTATGATTCACCGATCCTGAAATAGGCGATATTGATCTCCCGGAAATCGGGAAATAAACGGATCAACTCTCGGTATTCAAACACGGCATCTTCATATCTGCCCAGATAGAAAAAGGATTCTGCCAGTCTGAACTGGGCTAACGGGGTATGGATGGAACGTCTTTCAAAGACTACTTCCTGATAGTGATCAGCAGCTCTTCTATATCTGCCTTCTTCATAATAATGATTAGCAAGTTCCATTCTCTGTTCAACCGGTAGTTGTTTGCGAACCTGGTTTCTACTGCATCCTACCAGAGCAAGAATGACGATAAGGATGATTAATATTTTTTTCATTTATTCCTCGTTTGACGATTAGCTATTTTAATTAATATTCCTCTTTGATGACTGTTTCATATAGTTTAGTTGCCGCCGAAGTAGAACAGATAAGCCAATGTTCCAATAAAAGCAGAGATCAGTATCGGATCATACCAACGCATGTTGGACTCATAATTGGAAGAAACAGATGAAATGGTAATATTTTCGAAGCTCAAGATGCGGCTTTCCGGCATTTTGGTCAACTGATAAGAGAACTCAAATCTCTCTTCCTGATAATGCTTTTTGAAGATGAAAAATCCCGAACTCTTCTGTAGTATAGTCTCATCATAGGTAAGTCTAAGAATTAGTGAGTTTTCTTGTACCTGTTCGAATACCTGATACCCATCATTTATAAGTTGTTCTTTGAAGAGGCGTTCTAACTGATGAGTGAATCTGCCTGTATTAAAATCAAGAACGACCGGTAAATCTACTGGTAACTCTTGGTAAAAATGGGTAAAAACAGTTGAGGGTATCTCCTCCTCAGAGGTTACAGAATAATTATAAGTAACAGATGGAGATAATTCTTCGTCGTTGATCTGCGCTTGGATAAGACAGGGCAGAATAAGATTAAAGAGGGCTAACAGCACTACTGATGAAATGTAAAATGACCTCATTTTATCTCCTTCTGCTCAGTTAATCTTGTAATATCATGCTTTACTTAGAAATACATGGTAGGCACGATAAGTCGAATAGAGATCTGCCTTTGAGATCAACTCATAAGGTGCATGCATCCCGATCACACCGGTACCACAGTCAATAACATCGGCACCGTAAGCAGCGAGAAACTTAGCTATTGTTCCACCACCACCGACATCTACCTGTCCTAAAGCACCCATCTGCCAGTTAACCTTTTCTTTATTGAACAGATGGATCAATTTAGAGGTAAATTCAGGGTGGGCATCATTAGAGCCGGCTTTTCCACGTACTCCGGTAAATTTGGTAATACTGACTCCATAGCCCATGTGTACTGCGTTATCCTTTTCATGAACGGAGGGGAAGTTAGGGTTAATAGCCGCATTGACATCAGCAGAAAGGATCTGGCTGTTCATCAGGGTCTTACGGACTGTATAGCTATCATATTTTTCTCCGTTCTTCTTTAGTAGTTCAGCGACAAAGTCAATGAATTGGGTCGCTTTGGCACCTGTGTTACCTTCACTACCAACCTCTTCCTTGTCGGAGAAAAAGATCAGGGCAGTCTTCTGTATCAGGGCAGGGTTGGCTTTTAACAATCCTTGCAGAGAAGTATAGGAGCAAACACGATCATCATGACCGTAACCGACAATCATACTTCTATCGATACCGGCATCTCGGACTTTACCTGCGGGTACCAGTTCCAGTTCGGCACTGAGAAAATCACCTTCTGTTATTCCATACCTCTCATTAAGGATAACAAGAGCATTGAGCTTGACCGCTTCTTTGACCTTTTCGTCGGGATAAGGTATAGAGTTAAAAATAACGTTCATGTGTGATGCTTTAATGGCATCACCGATCTTCTGAGTTGCCTGATCAGCAGCTAAATGAGGAAGAAGATCGGGCATCATGAAGATTGGATCCTTTTCATCTTCACCGATAGAGATATTGACTATCTCGCCGCTTTTCTTAACTAAAACACCGTGCA containing:
- a CDS encoding class I SAM-dependent methyltransferase → MEYEPLKRRLNVILKMFPFTRKIFYFLLDAVILRQWYVKRAIRNYLSKNKLNFYDAGSGFGQYSCYVLKHYPAAEILAVDIDEEISEAFRRFINKRYPKQVKIEKADLQNYIPENKQDMIIAIDILEHIEDDLTVLKNFRKVIDEEGYLIISTPYAGKEAEYTAEHVRNGYTIEELEGKLNEAGWEIQEFWFSYGFWGNIAWHLGMKIPLSEFKCLLRILLPFYLLLVYPFVLVMMVLDYNSKNRKGKGMVVVARGIKDEEAKQASSTDTHRLENDTHR
- the nadD gene encoding nicotinate-nucleotide adenylyltransferase, which encodes MDKIRGYSMKIGILGGTFNPIHNGHLAAAQAVYEQLALDKVLLVPSYHPPHKGTEKIIPYEERWHLLELAAKPFDFIELSNLDYTPNEKSYTKNLMLRLLKKYPSSSFFFIIGADNIAQIATWYEFEWLLDNVTFVAVTREGFNKNSLSGVAYLDKIIFVEMTPIDVSSSMIRHKLSNNEDISPFVPQPVADYITQHNLYKF
- the bamD gene encoding outer membrane protein assembly factor BamD; the protein is MKKILIILIVILALVGCSRNQVRKQLPVEQRMELANHYYEEGRYRRAADHYQEVVFERRSIHTPLAQFRLAESFFYLGRYEDAVFEYRELIRLFPDFREINIAYFRIGESYMNQSRSPHLSQQETIAAIDAFNVFLDRFPFDAKRDQALQYIQQAQYTLLEKKFYNGYIYYKLLDYSASLLYLEEIIELGNRNELDKKSRYYAALIHLNRGDKENAKPLVDTLIEYYPNTREANRVARRYARQFGD
- a CDS encoding aminopeptidase encodes the protein MPKKEELSKKLGYQRTNFWKTATESEKKEAMKFAEGYKSFLTNCKTVRETVSYSQKVLEGNKFSAIEKTKRSEQKKYYQVYRQKNIIAAVIGKRPISEGINIVSPHIDTPRVDLKQNPLYEDSNTQLGMMRTHYYGGIKKYQWMSTPLALHGVLVKKSGEIVNISIGEDEKDPIFMMPDLLPHLAADQATQKIGDAIKASHMNVIFNSIPYPDEKVKEAVKLNALVILNERYGITEGDFLSAELELVPAGKVRDAGIDRSMIVGYGHDDRVCSYTSLQGLLKANPALIQKTALIFFSDKEEVGSEGNTGAKATQFIDFVAELLKKNGEKYDSYTVRKTLMNSQILSADVNAAINPNFPSVHEKDNAVHMGYGVSITKFTGVRGKAGSNDAHPEFTSKLIHLFNKEKVNWQMGALGQVDVGGGGTIAKFLAAYGADVIDCGTGVIGMHAPYELISKADLYSTYRAYHVFLSKA